From the genome of Gryllotalpicola protaetiae:
CGGGGTCGCGCGCGTACGCCTCGGCCATGCCGGGCGATGGCCGGCACATGCCCCAGGCGCCGCCGATCGCGAGATTGACGGATGCGGCGAGCGCGATGCGGCTCGCATCGGGAAGCTCCCCCAGCCGTGCTTCGACGAGCCCGACCAGACGCATCGCCTGTGCGTAAGCCCGGCGCTTGTAGTCCGCGGCGATCTCGGCCGACACGTTGTGCTCGAGGACCACGGCCGAGGTGGCGACCAACTCGGCGAGCATGGGGCGGGCGGCGATCGTGCGCGAGATCACGTCGGCGATGCGCTCGAGCTGAGACGCGGTGTCGGCCGGAGCATCCGACTGCACCAGCTCGCCCTCGACCTCGTCGAGCCAGCTGCCGTACTCGGCGTCGAGCAGGGCGAGCAGCACGGCTTCGCGCGTCTCGAAGTACCGCAGCACGTTCGACTTGGCGAGGCCGACGCGGCGGGCGAGCGCGTTGAGGCTGAGGTCGGCGACGCGGGTGCCGTCGCCGAGCACCTCGGCGGCGGTGGCGAGAATCGCCCTTCGACGCATCGCCCGCTGCTCGTCGCTGCGCGCCCGTGCGAACTCGGCAGTCATGAACCCTCCAGACAAAAGACCGTCGGTCTGTTATTGTGGCCACAACAGACCAGTGGTTCTATTATCCCAGACAGGAGCTCCCTCATGTACTACGACGTGCCTGCGCAGAACGGGCGACGATTCGTCGTGACCGGGTCCAACAGCGGCACCGGGCGCGAGGTCGCCCGACGGCTTGCGCGCGCGGGCGCCGAGGTGATCATCGCCGTGCGCACGCCGGCGAAGGGCGAAGAGGCCGCGGCGGCGATCAGGGCGGAGGCGCCGGGCGCGCTGCTCGAGGTGCGCCGGCTCGATCTCGCCTCCCTCGCGTCGGTGCGCGAATTCGCGGCATCCGTCGTCGCAGACGGCAAGCCCCTGCACGTGCTCGTCAACAACGCGGGCGTTATGGTGCCGCCGCAACGCATCGAGACGGCCGACGGCTTCGAGCTGCAGTTCGGCACCAACTTCCTCGGCCCGTTCGCGCTCACCAACCTGCTGCTTCCGAGCCTGCTCGCGACCCCGGGCGCCCGCGTCGCGACGATGTCGAGCGGAACGGCCAACTTCGGCCGCATCCGCTTCGATGACCTGAACTGGACCCGTCGCCGCTTCTCGCCGCAATTCTCTTACGCCCAGTCGAAGCTCGCCGACCTGCTGCTCGCGCGGCAGCTGGGCGCCGTCGCCGCCGACCGCGGCTGGGATCTGCTGAGCACGAGCGCGCACCCCGGCTACACCCGCACGAACCTGCAGACCGCAGGCCGGAACCTCGGCCGCGGCACGGACAGCCAGCTACCGCCGATCCGCCGCACCCTGCTGCCGTCGCAGGGCGTCGAAACCGGTGCGGAGCCGCTGCTGTTCGCGGCGACCTCGCCCGCGGCCGAGCAGGGCGCCTACTACGGGCCGGGCGGCCGACTCGGTCTCGTGGGTCCGACGAAGCAGGCGAGGATTCCGCGCTCGGCGCGCTCCCTGGCGGCCGCCGCACGCCTCTGGGAGGTCGCCGAGGAGCTGACCGCCACATCGCTGCCTGCATAATGTCTGCGGGCATGTGAACGACCACATGCCCAGTGAGGCACCCCGATGAGCTCCCCAGAGTCCGCGCGCACGCGCGCCCCGAACATGCGGGACGTCGCACGTCTGGCCGGGGTCTCGTATCAGACAGTGTCGCGGGTGCTCAACAATTCCGAGGCCTTACGGCCCGAGACGCGCGATCGGGTGCTCGCGGCGATGGAGCAGCTGCACTACCGCCCCAACCGAGCGGCCAGGGCGCTCAAGACCAGTCGCTCGCGCACGATCGGGGTGCTCGCCTCGGTCCGCACGAACTACGGGCCGGCGCTCACCATCCAGGCGATCGAAGCGGCGGCAGCCGTCGAAGGGTTCTACGTCAACACCGCGCACCTCAGCGAGATCGACGAGGAATCCGTGACGACAGCCGTCGACCGCCTCATCGACCAGGACGTCGAGGGGCTCGTCGTCATCGCCCCGCAGCAGCGCGTCTTCGAGACGCTCGCGACCCTCGCCGACCTGCCGCCCATGGTGACGCTGCGCTCGGGGCTCGACGGCGACCCGCAGGCGCTCTGGGTCGATCAGGCCGCCGGTGCCCGCGCGGCCACCGCGCACCTCGCCGATCTCGGCCATCAGTACATCCGCCACCTCGCAGGCCCCCAGGACTGGATCGAGGCGGATGCCCGTATGCAGGGCTACCTGCTCGAGCTCTCCGACCGCGAGCTGCCGACGCTGCCGCCGATCCGCGGCGACTGGACCGCCGAGTTCGGCTATTTCGCCGGCCGCCAGTTGATCGCGGCGAACGACGCGACGGCGTTCTTCTGCTCGAACGACGAGATGGCCCTCGGCGTGCTGCACGCCGCGCACGCGCTGTCGGTGCGGGTGCCGGAGGACATCAGCGTGATCGGCTTCGACGACATCCCGGCAGCAGAGCACTTCTGGCCCCCGCTCACGACCGTGCATCAGGACTTCGCGGAGCTCGGCAGGCGATGCGTGCAGATGCTGGTGAAGGGGCGCGACGACGACACCGTCGACGTGCAGCCGCATCTCGTGGTGCGGCGCTCCAGCGGACCGGCGCGACGCGCCTAGGACGCGCCTCGGTTTGACAACGCACAGACAGTTCGGCTTATGATCTGCTCCGGCCCGAATGTGATCGTTCACATGGAGCTCAATGAGGAGTGAAAAACAGGTGAGCAACCCGACCACCATCTTGGAGATGCGCTCCATCACCAAGGAATTCCCCGGCGTCAGGGCACTGTCCGACGTCAGCATCACCGTCGCAGCGGGTGAGATCCACGCGATCTGCGGCGAGAACGGCGCCGGCAAATCGACGCTCATGAAGGTGCTCTCCGGCGTCTACCCGTTCGGCACCTACACCGGCGACATCGTCTACCAGGGCGAGGTCGTGCAGTTCTCGAACATCAAGCAGTCCGAGGAAGCCGGGATCGTCATCATCCACCAGGAGCTGGCGCTCATCCCCGAGCTCTCGATCACCGAGAACCTGTTCCTCGGCAGCGAGATCGGCAAGCGCGGCGTCATCGACTGGACGCAGGCGCAGATCCGGGCGCGCGAGCTGCTCGAGCGCGTCGGCCTCGACGAGGACCCCGACACCCAGATCAAGAACATCGGCGTCGGCAAGCAGCAGCTCGTCGAGATCGCGAAGGCGCTGCACAAGAACGTCAAGCTGCTCATCCTCGACGAGCCGACCGCCGCTCTCAACGAGACCGACTCGCAGCACCTGCTGAGCCTCATCGTCGGGCTCAAGGAGCGCGGCGTGACCTCGATCATGATCAGCCACAAGCTCAACGAGATCGAGCAGGTCGCCGACGACATCACGATCATCCGCGACGGGCGCACCATCGAGACCCTCGACGTGCACACGGGGGTCGACGAGGACCGCATCATCCGCGGCATGGTCGGCCGTTCCCTCGAGAGCCGCTTCCCCGACCGCACGCCGCACATCGGCGAGGTGTTCTTCGAGGTGAAGAACTGGTACGTCCAGCATCCGCTCGATTCGTCCCGTCTCGTGTGCAAGGACGAGAGCTTCACCGTGCGCCGTGGCGAGATCGTCGGATTCGCCGGACTGATGGGCGCCGGTCGCACCGAGCTCGCGATGAGCCTGTTCGGCAAGAGCTACGGCACGTGGCTCGGCGGCCAGGTGCTCAAGGACGGCCGCGAGCTCAGGCTCGGCAGCGTTCGACAGGCGATCGACGCAGGCATCGGCTACGTGAGCGAGGATCGCAAGGCGCTCGGCCTCAACCTGCTCGACTCGGTGAAGCGCTCGACGGTGTCGGCCGACCTGCGCAAGATCTCGCGCGGCGGGGTCGTCGACTCGCTCAAGGAGTACGACGTCGCCGAGCAGTACCGCAAGCTGCTGCGCACCAAGGTGCCGACCGTCGAAGAGGGCGTCTCGAAGCTCTCCGGCGGCAACCAGCAGAAGGTCGTGCTGTCCAAGTGGATGTTCACCGACCCCGACCTGCTGATCCTCGACGAGCCCACCCGCGGCATCGACGTCGGCGCCAAGTTCGAGATCTACCGGATCATCCAGCAGCTCGCCGAGCAGGGCAAGGGCGTGATCCTCATCTCCTCGGAGCTGCCGGAGCTCCTCGGCCTCTCGGATCGCATCTACACGATCTTCGAGGGCTCGATCACCGATGAATTCGTCGCCGCCGAGGCGAATCCCGAAAACCTCATGCGCAGCATGACCAGCAGCAAGAAGGACGCACTGATCTAGATGAACCAGCTCCGTCAACTCTTCGGCGGCCGAGGCACGAGTGCCGGCCAGTACGGGATGATCGTCGCCCTGATCCTGATCATCGCGATCTTCGAATGGGCGACCCACGGGCTCACCCTGAACCCGACGAACGTCATCAACGTCTTCCAGCAGTACTCGTACATCCTGATCCTGGCGCTCGGCATGG
Proteins encoded in this window:
- a CDS encoding LacI family DNA-binding transcriptional regulator yields the protein MSSPESARTRAPNMRDVARLAGVSYQTVSRVLNNSEALRPETRDRVLAAMEQLHYRPNRAARALKTSRSRTIGVLASVRTNYGPALTIQAIEAAAAVEGFYVNTAHLSEIDEESVTTAVDRLIDQDVEGLVVIAPQQRVFETLATLADLPPMVTLRSGLDGDPQALWVDQAAGARAATAHLADLGHQYIRHLAGPQDWIEADARMQGYLLELSDRELPTLPPIRGDWTAEFGYFAGRQLIAANDATAFFCSNDEMALGVLHAAHALSVRVPEDISVIGFDDIPAAEHFWPPLTTVHQDFAELGRRCVQMLVKGRDDDTVDVQPHLVVRRSSGPARRA
- the mmsA gene encoding multiple monosaccharide ABC transporter ATP-binding protein; protein product: MRSITKEFPGVRALSDVSITVAAGEIHAICGENGAGKSTLMKVLSGVYPFGTYTGDIVYQGEVVQFSNIKQSEEAGIVIIHQELALIPELSITENLFLGSEIGKRGVIDWTQAQIRARELLERVGLDEDPDTQIKNIGVGKQQLVEIAKALHKNVKLLILDEPTAALNETDSQHLLSLIVGLKERGVTSIMISHKLNEIEQVADDITIIRDGRTIETLDVHTGVDEDRIIRGMVGRSLESRFPDRTPHIGEVFFEVKNWYVQHPLDSSRLVCKDESFTVRRGEIVGFAGLMGAGRTELAMSLFGKSYGTWLGGQVLKDGRELRLGSVRQAIDAGIGYVSEDRKALGLNLLDSVKRSTVSADLRKISRGGVVDSLKEYDVAEQYRKLLRTKVPTVEEGVSKLSGGNQQKVVLSKWMFTDPDLLILDEPTRGIDVGAKFEIYRIIQQLAEQGKGVILISSELPELLGLSDRIYTIFEGSITDEFVAAEANPENLMRSMTSSKKDALI
- a CDS encoding SDR family oxidoreductase, whose amino-acid sequence is MYYDVPAQNGRRFVVTGSNSGTGREVARRLARAGAEVIIAVRTPAKGEEAAAAIRAEAPGALLEVRRLDLASLASVREFAASVVADGKPLHVLVNNAGVMVPPQRIETADGFELQFGTNFLGPFALTNLLLPSLLATPGARVATMSSGTANFGRIRFDDLNWTRRRFSPQFSYAQSKLADLLLARQLGAVAADRGWDLLSTSAHPGYTRTNLQTAGRNLGRGTDSQLPPIRRTLLPSQGVETGAEPLLFAATSPAAEQGAYYGPGGRLGLVGPTKQARIPRSARSLAAAARLWEVAEELTATSLPA
- a CDS encoding TetR/AcrR family transcriptional regulator, with amino-acid sequence MTAEFARARSDEQRAMRRRAILATAAEVLGDGTRVADLSLNALARRVGLAKSNVLRYFETREAVLLALLDAEYGSWLDEVEGELVQSDAPADTASQLERIADVISRTIAARPMLAELVATSAVVLEHNVSAEIAADYKRRAYAQAMRLVGLVEARLGELPDASRIALAASVNLAIGGAWGMCRPSPGMAEAYARDPELAAMQLDYRVAVRELVATALTGLLARSVAPWQQNGTSTTRSRP